One window from the genome of Anopheles coluzzii chromosome X, AcolN3, whole genome shotgun sequence encodes:
- the LOC120957172 gene encoding uncharacterized protein LOC120957172 has translation MKRMQASKRATRLHPKRDPHLETLINDLERKLQKVSNQREELCTSPTLYKDVFFHTPQPTSSDPINLDMTHIIPKRLYDRLKRMVQLPPYDDREFEGILAVRLQEPVTTNHTEPNGDDDDGDNDGSDLDLQTERDTLDMEGRESAPPFELVVEERSAARSRIIPTDTQSNWMEAYLRKTGNERIQWQTKYYRTDQKLLDKPLFQQIEELIDLGAQDFSEWLNGLGAEKSNITKDIIKQLFSIEIEDEMARALRVDTREVRAIPTDVARYWQLDHMALQNRIAQVMRADRQAMAKVRPRNVAFGRTLPPALRTASRIDSADTIEPDFPDELRTLRSLFQDIRHLRSVRYLIDHLRTRPDIQRPRYLLDAGLFRSTRGERPVPFYQQVLPRKVILDSVQHK, from the exons ATGAAGAGGATGCAAGCGTCAAAACGAGCTACGAGACTACATCCAAAGCGAGATCCCCATTTGGAGACGTTAATAAACGACTTGGAGCGAAAGCTGCAGAAGGTGAGCAACCAACGTGAAGAGTTGTGCACTTCCCCAACCCTCTACAAGGACGTCTTCTTTCACACTCCACAGCCCACGTCGAGCGATCCAATCAATCTGGACATGACGCACATCATCCCGAAACGGCTCTACGACCGGCTGAAACGCATGGTCCAGCTGCCACCGTACGATGACCGCGAGTTCGAGGGAATTCTAGCGGTCCGGCTGCAAGAGCCCGTCACCACGAACCACACCGAACCGAAcggggacgacgacgacggcgacaacGACGGGAGCGACTTGGATCTACAGACGGAGCGTGACACACTGGACATGGAGGGGCGCGAATCAGCCCCACCGTTCGAGCTGGTGGTCGAGGAACGGTCGGCCGCCCGGTCGCGCATCATCCCGACCGACACGCAGAGCAACTGGATGGAGGCGTACCTGCGCAAGACGGGCAACGAGCGGATCCAGTGGCAGACGAAGTACTACCGCACCGACCAGAAGCTGCTGGACAAGCCGCTCTTCCAGCAGATCGAGGAACTGATCGATCTCGGCGCCCAGGACTTCTCCGAATGGTTGAACGGGCTCGGCGCGGAAAAGTCCAACATCACCAAGGACATCATCAAGCAGCTGTTCTCGATCGAGATCGAGGACGAGATGGCCCGGGCGCTGCGGGTGGACACGCGGGAAGTTCGCGCGATCCCGACGGACGTCGCGCGCTACTGGCAGCTGGACCAT ATGGCGCTGCAGAACCGTATCGCACAGGTGATGCGAGCCGACCGGCAAGCGATGGCCAAGGTTCGACCGCGAAATGTGGCCTTCGGCCGTACCCTACCGCCAGCCCTTCGTACCGCCAGCCGGATCGATTCGGCCGACACGATCGAGCCGGACTTTCCGGACGAGCTGCGGACGCTGCGCAGCCTCTTCCAGGACATTCGCCACCTGCGCTCGGTGCGCTACCTGATCGACCATCTGCGCACCCGGCCGGACATTCAGCGGCCCCGCTACCTGCTGGACGCCGGCCTCTTCCGGTCGACCCGTGGCGAGCGCCCCGTACCCTTCTATCAGCAGGTGCTGCCGCGGAAAGTCATCCTCGACAGTGTGCAGCACAAGTAA
- the LOC120957163 gene encoding proton channel OtopLc-like, with amino-acid sequence MATTSTVAPGGDVEAITQRSNDSIEPGSQSPGFITLTVPSIVEDLSDTDAARPSTPTTYQKRPASIYSTGRAPPIIRAVSYQPSVAAGSTHASGDGHVPPPSTAEEKSKFTRRYLAGVTGISYALFLIVFGLIAFITDAVENNARYPLAEVFALYMVAVGILYFVFLYVDIRVYVWRAQKALEELQRRRQLYAEQALAAESGTLGNGGGPLELSAAAVRPEWELPALKPIRHDYCFVTGRHGEIIYLKLGATWFCFGLLIHSVLLLSYQGILMNSRDGKWARCASNTTIAMEVLFLFYCLFLVFFFWKYANIVINRYRGLARFGIMHAIGTALAFWVLTIVRETVVAIRIKQAYYDDGKPAVEEAAAAYEEPGRDSSMLAPIDCPGPEELNQVLASFSPYLYPFVIEFNILIVGLLYMIYANISKCPKKITVKGHKGHQAHGDGAASKAGGSVMDFDGKSECSDHCNDTLDHEAQVKSRLVVYGDCQHASRGLFAGLILVVATIVVIILFHIAARDDDYRATGILLDGIFEVTVLGIMIFATIAAYYQTTRLDINPHPISRLDDVLLFIAIPAFFSESLFSMIPAFENSSILNGFIVFTQLAQILIQTPWICDALRRCSNTEELQQKKPGKELVTFMTIANVSLWVYYTFSVKTGDFGDERYEYYGDVLWSILNHLSLPLIMFYRFHSSVCLVDIWRHSYEPGEMAH; translated from the exons ATGGCCACCACGTCCACCGTCGCACCGGGAGGCGATGTGGAGGCAATCACTCAACGGTCGAACGACTCCATCGAACCAGGCAGCCAG AGCCCCGGCTTCATCACACTCACCGTGCCGTCGATCGTGGAAGATCTGTCCGACACGGACGCCGCGCGCCCATCAACACCGACCACCTATCAAAAGCGGCCCGCCTCGATCTACTCGACCGGCCGGGCGCCACCAATCATCCGCGCCGTCTCGTACCAGCCGTCCGTCGCGGCCGGCTCCACGCACGCCTCGGGCGATGGGCACGTGCCGCCGCCCTCGACCGCGGAGGAAAAGTCCAAGTTTACGCGCCGCTACCTGGCGGGCGTCACCGGCATCAGCTACGCGCTGTTTCTGATCGTGTTCGGGCTGATCGCGTTCATTACGGACGCGGTCGAGAACAATGCGCGCTACCCGCTGGCGGAGGTGTTCGCACTGTACATGGTGGCGGTCGGCATCCTCTACTTTGTCTTCCTGTACGTCGACATCCGGGTGTACGTGTGGCGGGCGCAGAAGGCGCTGGAGGAGCTGCAGCGGCGCCGGCAGCTGTACGCCGAGCAGGCGCTCGCGGCCGAGTCGGGCACGCTCGGGAACGGCGGTGGCCCGCTGGAGCTGTCCGCTGCGGCGGTCCGCCCGGAGTGGGAGCTGCCGGCGCTGAAGCCGATCCGGCACGACTACTGCTTCGTGACGGGGCGGCACGGCGAAATCATCTACCTGAAGCTCGGCGCGACCTGGTTCTGCTTCGGGCTGCTCATCCACtccgtgctgctgctctccTACCAGGGCATCCTGATGAACAGCCGGGACGGCAAGTGGGCGCGGTGTGCGTCCAACACGACCATCGCGATGGAGGTGCTGTTTCTGTTCTACTGTCTGTTTCTGGTGTTTTTCTTCTGGAAGTACGCGAACATCGTCATCAACCGGTACCGGGGGCTGGCCCGGTTCGGCATCATGCACGCGATCGGGACCGCGCTCGCCTTCTGGGTGCTGACGATCGTGCGCGAAACGGTGGTGGCGATCCGGATCAAGCAGGCGTACTACGACGACGGGAAGCCGGCGGTGGAGGAAGCCGCAGCCGCGTACGAGGAGCCGGGCCGCGACTCGTCCATGCTGGCGCCGATCGACTGCCCGGGGCCGGAGGAGCTGAATCAGGTGCTGGCATCGTTCTCGCCCTACCTGTACCCGTTCGTGATCGAGTTTAACATTCTGATCGTGGGGCTGCTGTACATGATCTATGCCAACATTAGCAAGTGCCCCAAGAAGATCACGGTGAAGGGGCACAAGGGGCACCAGGCGCATGGGGACGGAGCGGCCTCCAAGGCGGGTGGGAGTGTGATGGACTTCGATGGGAAGAGCGAGTGTAGCGACCACTGCAACGACACGCTGGACCATGAGGCGCAGGTCAAGTCGAGGCTGGTGGTGTACGGTGACTGTCAGCATGCGAGCCGGGGGCTGTTTGCGGGGCTGATACTGGTCGTCGCCACCATCGTGGTCATCATACTGTTCCACATAGCCGCGCGAGACGA CGACTACCGCGCCACTGGCATCCTGCTGGACGGCATTTTCGAGGTAACGGTGCTCGGCATCATGATCTTCGCGACAATCGCCGCCTACTACCAGACGACCCGGCTAGACATCAACCCGCACCCGATCTCGCGGCTCGACGACGTGCTGCTGTTCATCGCCATTCCCGCCTTCTTCTCCGAGTCGCTGTTCAGCATGATACCGGCGTTCGAGAACAGCTCCATCCTGAACGGCTTCATCGTGTTTACGCAGCTCGCCCAGATACTGATACAGACGCCCTGGATCTGCGATGCGCTGCGGCGCTGCTCCAACACGGAGGAGCTGCAGCAGAAGAAGCCGGGCAAGGAGCTGGTCACGTTCATGACGATCGCGAACGTGTCGCTGTGGGTGTACTACACCTTCTCGGTGAAGACGGGCGACTTTGGGGACGAGCGGTACGAGTACTACGGCGATGTGCTCTGGTCCATCCTGAACCATCTGTCGCTGCCGCTGATCATGTTCTATCGGTTTCACTCGTCCGTCTGTCTGGTGGACATCTGGCGCCATTCGTACGAACCGGGCGAGATGGCACATTAA